Below is a genomic region from Acetobacter ghanensis.
TATGGAAACCGGGCAGTGGTCGCTCAGGGTTTGTGCGCCATTCTGCGGGATAGTCATAATGCGCAGGGAACCGGGGTCTTTCCACTTTTCGGCAGCGCCCCCCAGTAGGATGTGGTCAATAAAGTAACTGCCATTCAGGCAGGGGCTTGCGTGTCCGGCAGTGACCAGATCCAGCGGTGTAATCTGGTTCAGGGACAGAAAAAGAGGGTCCGTGCGTGTCATGCGTCGGTTAAAGTCCCCAATAATAGCAAAGGCTTCCCCGGTTTTTGCTCTGTCGGCCAACCAGTTCTGCAAGGCGTGGAATTGCTGGACCAGAATGGGGCAGGCGTGGTGTTTTTCCGAAGGTGGATTATCCCAGCACCCGGTTTTAAGATGAATAACCAGCACCCGGAGTGTTGTGTCATCAACCCTGAGGGTCATATCCAAGCCGCTGCGTAAGGGGTGGTGTGGCCCAGTTGAACTGAGCGCCAACGCGGTTACA
It encodes:
- a CDS encoding endonuclease/exonuclease/phosphatase family protein codes for the protein MPALRSGLMAAMGAGFFWANASWATPVQTLKISTWNMDWLLDSQTQHAPFIPTDIPHRATDDLAALATYATRLHSDLIGLQEVGDTATLAHLFPLQDYQLFLSDDNIPQHTAIAVRQGLVVQRNPDVTALALSSTGPHHPLRSGLDMTLRVDDTTLRVLVIHLKTGCWDNPPSEKHHACPILVQQFHALQNWLADRAKTGEAFAIIGDFNRRMTRTDPLFLSLNQITPLDLVTAGHASPCLNGSYFIDHILLGGAAEKWKDPGSLRIMTIPQNGAQTLSDHCPVSITLRLPQKHTP